The DNA window GGCTGACAAAAAAATGCTTGTCGGGAATGATCTCTAAACAAGCTTTTCTCTATTTAATATTAGTATTGCTAGGTAGCCAGTTTCTCTTCAGCACTTCCTGTGGCCAACAAAAAGGGAGTGTCAGTCTGCTTATTCAAGACACCACCATTTACTCTCGGACCAATTTTACAAATTTAACACTTGATCAAGTAAAATTTGCTGAACAATTAGACAGTGCCTTTCTAGATTCGAATATTTGTAAAGAAATTATATCATTTTATGATAGGAGAAATAACCAGCTTGCCTGGTTTACTGAAAATGGAATTTCAGAAGCTGCTTTTAATTTTAGAAGCCTGGTAGATTTGTTCAAACTTCAATTTGGTGACAGTACCATAAAGTTGGATTTATTAGATCAAGTTTATGAAAAATTAAGCCTTGATTCTAATTACTTTTTCAAACATCCCGACGAGATTAATCATGTCGAATTTTTTCTTACCAAATCATTTTTCGAATATGCACATAAAGTATATTTTGGAATAAATAAAAGCCCAAAGGATCTTGAATGGTACATACCCAGAAAGAAGAAAAACTATGGCCAATTGTTAGAGAGCATTGTTAAAAAAGACAAGGATTTTTCAAAATACGAACCAATAAATCCATTTTATCAGGACCTCAAAGCAAAACTAATTTATTTAAATTCAGTTTTTTTACAACTTGAAGAACTTAACAAGGAAATCCAAACACTGCAATTTTATAATCTGACTGTAGACTCCATCCCCGAAACAATTGTTAAATATTTAAAATTATTAGGAGATTATTCTTTTAACAAATATGACTGTCCCTTATTTCAAACTTCCATTCAAAATTATCAAAGAAGGCATGGAATAAATACATCAGGTCAGCTGGACAGTTTTACTATGGCATTGTTAAAGATTCCTCCCGACCAAATATTAAAAAAAATAATTGTTAACATGGAGCGTTTGAGATGGCTATCTGACACTATTCCCGATCGTCTCATCTTGGTCAATATCCCAGACTACAAATTATTCGTCTTTGACTCTTCCAAATACCAATGGGAAATGAATGTTGTAGTTGGCAAAAACATTCATGCCACAAACATTTTTGCCGGAAATATGCAATACATCGTATTTAATCCCTATTGGGTTGTACCTACAAGCATTATAAAAAATGAAATTCTTCCATCTCTCAAAAAAGATCTGAATTACATCAGCCGAAATGAAATGGAGGTATTGCAAGGAGATAAAATAATAAATGCAAATCGAATTAATTGGAGCAGGTACAAGGATAGGACTCCATTTACTATTCGCCAAAAACCCGGTTCGAAAAATGCATTGGGAAAAATCAAATTTATATTCCCCAACAATTTCAATATTTACCTTCATGATACCCCTGCGAAGTCGCTGTTCAAAGAGCAAAGAAGAGGATTTAGTCATGGATGTATAAGATTAGAAGAGCCCTTTAAACTCGCAGAATACTTATTAAGTTACAATCGAAATTATACTTCCAATGAGATAAAAAAGCTTTATGCCTCATCTAAAGAAACATGGGTCGTACTTCCAAAGCCAATCCCAGTGCTAATCTGTTATTTTACATCTTGGGTTGACATCAATGGAAACCTTAATTTTAGAGAAGATATTTATAATCACGATTTAAAGTTGGAGCATGAAATCTTTGGTGAAACAAGATAAATTTGTACCCAAGATCTAATTTTCCACAAACGATTCTAATCAAAAAAATGTAATATAACCAATTTGGATTAGCCTAATTGAAGATTTAGCAAAAAACGATTACGATTAAGTTGCTAAGTCTAGGTTTTTGTATCAATTTACTAAATATTGAATTTTAAGGAACTATTTTTTCTTGATATATGTTGTAGTAGCATTATTTCACAATTAAATTTGTTTTATGAGTTTACAAGATAAGTATAAGTCAGTTTTGGATCTTGGTACAGAATTAGGAATTAAGGACGGATTTGTTCAAGAGGAAAATGGCGTGTTAAAAATGGGAGGAGTTGCTGCTACCCAATACCAAAAAGATCAAATTTGGGATAAAATAAAGTCTATCGGTGGCGAAAATCCCGGTGATTTAGTCGCTGACATCAAAGTCAGTGATACCTCATATTATACCAAGCATACTGTTGCAAAAGGAGAAAGTTTGAGTTTGATTGCCAAAAAATACTTCAAAGATCCTATGAAATACAAGGCTATTTTTGAGGCGAATACAAATATTTTAAAAGATCCAGATTTAATACATCCAGGTCAGGAATTAGTGATTCCAAACCTTTAAGATATCTTTGCTTTATGAAAAGGCCTTGGCGTAATTCCAGGGCCTTTTTTTTTCAATTACCCAAACCGTAAAACTAATTTGTTCCAATTATCGTTATTTGCCTAAAACTAAATTCAATGCTTCGAACTAGGATATTTTTCATAGGCTGTTATTTTTCTACATTAGCCATCCTTTCCTCCCAAAATACCGAAACAAATGCAGTCGTAGAAAATTACTCCAAACTTGATCCAGGTGAAGCGGTACGTGCGATCCTAATTGATAAACAGAATTATAAATGGCTTGGCACAGACAAAGGGTTATACCGACTCATCAGCATGGATTCAGATCCTGAATTAATCAGTGCAGACTCCATTACAGGATTAACCGAGGATAAGAAGGAAATGGTTTGGTATGGCAATCGATCACAGCAATTGAACACTGAGGATCACAACCAAACCATCACACTGGGTGCCACAAATGCAAAAATAAGCTGCATGACTTACTACAAAGGGGATATTTGGGTAGGCACTGACCAAGGTCTATTCAGAGTTTCTGATGATCAGGGTAAAGTATTGCAACATCATAAAACCAGTAACTCCAAACTTAAATCAAATCAAATAAACATGCTCTTTGCTGATCCAGAAGGGAAACTATGGGTAGGCACCGATAATGGGGTTGTTATTATTGAAAAAAATGATTGGGATGCTTATGAAAAAGAGCATAAAATAACCGGAGCCGTAGCTACAAAAGAAGGAATTTGGCTCTTGGCAGAAAAGAAAATGTGGTTAATATACAAAGAAGAAGGACGAGACCGGTGGCAGGATGCTGCTGTAAAAAGAGGTTTAAGTTCAGGGCCCGTTAGAGCTATCGTCGCTGATAGTAAAGGTCAAATTTATGTAGCTTCTGAAATTCTTGTTAAATTCGATCCCTACACTGATAAAAGTCTTCAAATTGATAAAGATTATGGATTTGTATCCGCTCAAACTCTGTCGTTAGCTTGTGATAAAAATGATGATTTATGGGTGGGAACTGCAGACAGAGGCTTATTTAGGATTGATATTATTGAAGGAGAAGTTGAAGAATTGTCGGTAGTTGCCTTTTCCAAGGGAGAAATTAAATGCCCCGGAGCAAAAACTGCCTCCATAACCGTTATAACACGAGGGGGGAAAACACCTTACAGCTACCAATGGAACGTACCAGAACTTTCAGGGAGTAAAGCTGATTCAGTAGGAGCCGGGCAGTATTCTGTCACCGTAACAGATGCTGAAGGCGAGGAATTTGTGACAGCTGTACAGATCAAGGAACCTGAATCTATATCAGTTGAAATTTTATCAAAACAAAGGGTGTCCGAAATAAACAGAAAGGATGGCAAAGCGAATATAAAGGTTTCAGGAGGCTCTGCTCCATATAGAATTATATGGGATAATGGTCGAACCGGCGCATCTGTTACAAATTTATCTGCAGGAAAACACATTGTAAAAATTTATGACCAAAATCAATGTTTCCAATCCGCAAACCTTTACATAGAAGCACCAAGGGCAATTCCGGAATTAGAAAGAGAAAAATTAGCTGTAGGCCAAACCTTAAGGATTAATGAACTCTATTTCACAGCTGATTCTTCTATAATTTCAAGTGAGTCTTACCCAGTCATTGATGAAATCTTTGAATTCCTTTCTAAAAACAAAGACATTGTAATTGAAATCGGCGGACATACCAATGGGATTCCACCACATGAATATTGTGATAAGCTTTCTGCACAAAGAGCAAAAAATGTAGCAAATTACCTTTATGAAAAAGGGATTCCATTTGATCAAATATCCCATAGAGGTTATGGAAAACGTGTACCTATTGCTTCTAATGAAACCTTATCAGGAAGGCAAAAAAACCAACGTGTAGAAATGAAAATTATCAGTTTGGCCAAATAGGCTGATTTATTTAATATGATTGAATTGATTCGGATTCAATATATATTACATATTTATATATATTTGTGCTTAATTTGTTATTAATAGAATAACCATATCGGATATGTCAAATTTGAATTTAAATAAATGTCCAATTTGTGGTTCAGATTTGATTACCAAAGGAATAGAACTTAAAGATCATAAAATCTCACAAGAATTGTTTCAACTTGCAAGTTGTGATGATTGTGGTCAATTATTTACACAGAACCCCCCGGATGAGTTAAACTCAGGTGCTTATTATAAAAGTGAGCGATACATTTCTCACTCCAATTCGACCAAAGGTGTAATCAATTACCTATATCATATCGTAAGAGTTTACATGTTGAGGAAGAAAAGGAAAATAATAGCGGGTGTCAGCACTTCAAGAAAATTAATAGACATAGGTTGTGGAACAGGATATTTTCTAAATCAAATGCACAGTAATGGATATACGACCAAAGGAGTTGAACGAAGTCCAGAAGCAAGAAGATTTTGTATTGATAATTTTGGTTTGGATGTTGTATCCCCTGAATATTTGTTTGATGATTTGGTTCAAGAAAAATTTGAACTGGCGACAATGTGGCATGTATTAGAGCATCTATACGATCCTCATAAATACCTAAAAGCAATTCATAAAATTCTTAAGGATGAATCTTATCTCTTTGTTGCCGTTCCAAATTACAAATCATATGATGCAGAATATTATCGTCAATTTTGGGCAGGTTATGACGTTCCTAGGCATTTATGGCATTTTGATGCTTCAACTGTTACAAATCTAGTAGAAGGCGTCGGTTTTAAATTAGTTTCCTTGCACAGGTTGCCCTTTGATGCCTATTATGTTTCATTATTAAGTGAAAGCTATAAAGGAAACCGCTTTTTTGTATTCGCAGGTTTGTTAAATGGACTTAAATCACAGATTGTGAGCTTGTTTAACCTCAAAAGGACAAGTTCAATATTATATGTTTTCAAAAAAATATAAAATGATCGGAACAGCAGAACGCGTATCGAATCAAGACAGAACTGACAATTATGTATATCAACGATGTTTATTTGCCTATCATGAAGCTGTAAAAAGAATATCTGGCAGAGTACTTGAGATTGGAACCGGAAGCGGCCTGGGAATAGAGTTAATGGCTTCACATTGCAAAGAATTTATAACTGTAGATAAGTATTCCAACAAAATTGATTTTTCAATTTATCCAAATGTCCAATTTATCCAAATGGAAATTCCTCCATTTGTTGGATTTGAAGATAATTCCTTTGATTTTGTAATTTCTTTTCAGGTGATCGAACATTTGGAAAAGGATGCTTTATTCGTAAGTGAAATTCAAAGGGTTCTAAAAAAGGGAGGAAAAGCGATTTTGACCACTCCTAACCGTATTCAATCATTAAGTCGGAATCCTTGGCATGTAAGGGAATATCTTGGCTCCGAACTAGAACTTCTATTGTTGAATCAGGGTTTCAATTCTGTTGAAAAGTTGGGAACCTTTGGAAATCAAAAAGTTCAAGAGTATATTGAGACCAACAAAGCTTCTGTCAAAAAGATAACCAAATTCGACATCTTTAATCTTCAATATAAACTTCCCAGAAAATTGTTACAGATCCCCTATGATTTTTTCAATAGAATGAATCGCAAAATGATTGCAAAAGGATTCACTGAATTAAGCTCTTCCATAAAAGTGGACGACTTCTATGTTGGTGTCCAAAATAACGAAAGTCTGGACCTATTTTTTGTTGCAACTAAATAAACCTTGGATCAAGGTTTATTTGTGAACTATTCAGCCATTTCAACTTGTCTGGATGCTTTCTTTCTTTCATTCTCATCCAAGATAACTTTTCTTAGTCTGAGAGATTTTGGAGTTGCCTCCAAATATTCGTCCTCCTGTATATATTCCAAAGCTTCTTCTAATGAGAAATTTCTTTTGGGAGTAATTTGAGTAGTTCCATCACTACCTGAGGCTCTCATGTTTGTGAGTTTCTTTCCTGTGATTACATTGACTACCAAATCTCCTGGTCGAATATGCTCACCAATTACTTGACCTACATAAATCTGGTCACCTGGATCTATAAAAAAGGAGCCACGATCCTGTAAATTACCAATAGAATAAGCAGTGCATGCCCCCATTTCTTTAGAAACGAAAACACCCATAACTCTTGAAGGAATCGGTCCTTTCCAAGGTTCAAAATCTTTAAATCTATGAGCAATAATAGCTTCACCTGCAGAGGCAGTTAGTAACATATTTCTTAAACCGATTAACCCTCTGGAAGGAATATTAAATTCAATATGGGTCAAATCACCCTTCTGTTCCATTACGGTCATTTCTCCTTTACGCTGGCTGATTAACTCAATAACCTTTCCGCTGAAAGCTTCAGGCACATCTATTGTTAACAGCTCAATTGGCTCACATCTCACCCCATCAATTTCTTTTACAATTACCCGTGGTTGACCTACTTGTAATTCATATCCTTCTCTTCTCATGGTCTCTATAAGTATTGAAAGATGCAGGATTCCTCTACCGTATACAAGAAAAGCATCCGGAGAATTTGTATCTTCCATTTTCATGGCCAAATTTTTCTCCAATTCCTTCTCCAATCTC is part of the Candidatus Vicinibacter affinis genome and encodes:
- a CDS encoding L,D-transpeptidase family protein, translating into MISKQAFLYLILVLLGSQFLFSTSCGQQKGSVSLLIQDTTIYSRTNFTNLTLDQVKFAEQLDSAFLDSNICKEIISFYDRRNNQLAWFTENGISEAAFNFRSLVDLFKLQFGDSTIKLDLLDQVYEKLSLDSNYFFKHPDEINHVEFFLTKSFFEYAHKVYFGINKSPKDLEWYIPRKKKNYGQLLESIVKKDKDFSKYEPINPFYQDLKAKLIYLNSVFLQLEELNKEIQTLQFYNLTVDSIPETIVKYLKLLGDYSFNKYDCPLFQTSIQNYQRRHGINTSGQLDSFTMALLKIPPDQILKKIIVNMERLRWLSDTIPDRLILVNIPDYKLFVFDSSKYQWEMNVVVGKNIHATNIFAGNMQYIVFNPYWVVPTSIIKNEILPSLKKDLNYISRNEMEVLQGDKIINANRINWSRYKDRTPFTIRQKPGSKNALGKIKFIFPNNFNIYLHDTPAKSLFKEQRRGFSHGCIRLEEPFKLAEYLLSYNRNYTSNEIKKLYASSKETWVVLPKPIPVLICYFTSWVDINGNLNFREDIYNHDLKLEHEIFGETR
- a CDS encoding LysM peptidoglycan-binding domain-containing protein: MSLQDKYKSVLDLGTELGIKDGFVQEENGVLKMGGVAATQYQKDQIWDKIKSIGGENPGDLVADIKVSDTSYYTKHTVAKGESLSLIAKKYFKDPMKYKAIFEANTNILKDPDLIHPGQELVIPNL
- a CDS encoding OmpA family protein, with the translated sequence MLRTRIFFIGCYFSTLAILSSQNTETNAVVENYSKLDPGEAVRAILIDKQNYKWLGTDKGLYRLISMDSDPELISADSITGLTEDKKEMVWYGNRSQQLNTEDHNQTITLGATNAKISCMTYYKGDIWVGTDQGLFRVSDDQGKVLQHHKTSNSKLKSNQINMLFADPEGKLWVGTDNGVVIIEKNDWDAYEKEHKITGAVATKEGIWLLAEKKMWLIYKEEGRDRWQDAAVKRGLSSGPVRAIVADSKGQIYVASEILVKFDPYTDKSLQIDKDYGFVSAQTLSLACDKNDDLWVGTADRGLFRIDIIEGEVEELSVVAFSKGEIKCPGAKTASITVITRGGKTPYSYQWNVPELSGSKADSVGAGQYSVTVTDAEGEEFVTAVQIKEPESISVEILSKQRVSEINRKDGKANIKVSGGSAPYRIIWDNGRTGASVTNLSAGKHIVKIYDQNQCFQSANLYIEAPRAIPELEREKLAVGQTLRINELYFTADSSIISSESYPVIDEIFEFLSKNKDIVIEIGGHTNGIPPHEYCDKLSAQRAKNVANYLYEKGIPFDQISHRGYGKRVPIASNETLSGRQKNQRVEMKIISLAK
- a CDS encoding class I SAM-dependent methyltransferase, with amino-acid sequence MSNLNLNKCPICGSDLITKGIELKDHKISQELFQLASCDDCGQLFTQNPPDELNSGAYYKSERYISHSNSTKGVINYLYHIVRVYMLRKKRKIIAGVSTSRKLIDIGCGTGYFLNQMHSNGYTTKGVERSPEARRFCIDNFGLDVVSPEYLFDDLVQEKFELATMWHVLEHLYDPHKYLKAIHKILKDESYLFVAVPNYKSYDAEYYRQFWAGYDVPRHLWHFDASTVTNLVEGVGFKLVSLHRLPFDAYYVSLLSESYKGNRFFVFAGLLNGLKSQIVSLFNLKRTSSILYVFKKI
- a CDS encoding class I SAM-dependent methyltransferase, giving the protein MIGTAERVSNQDRTDNYVYQRCLFAYHEAVKRISGRVLEIGTGSGLGIELMASHCKEFITVDKYSNKIDFSIYPNVQFIQMEIPPFVGFEDNSFDFVISFQVIEHLEKDALFVSEIQRVLKKGGKAILTTPNRIQSLSRNPWHVREYLGSELELLLLNQGFNSVEKLGTFGNQKVQEYIETNKASVKKITKFDIFNLQYKLPRKLLQIPYDFFNRMNRKMIAKGFTELSSSIKVDDFYVGVQNNESLDLFFVATK